A stretch of Mytilus edulis chromosome 11, xbMytEdul2.2, whole genome shotgun sequence DNA encodes these proteins:
- the LOC139494496 gene encoding uncharacterized protein, protein MIKSYVDENKRKWDFYIPILMSAYRSTVHPSTGFSLNTLMLGREVNLPHELLYPLPRHNVQKPVNEDVDDLRVHMEDTYHVARENLKQSGEHQKRDYDTSIIDKPFLIGSLVFRKKPFFKKLESLWSGPFVVIKQLSPVVYQIRDSRKSFNIHFDNHRAYESSVLPSWVKK, encoded by the coding sequence ATGATTAAATCGTACGTAgatgaaaacaaaagaaaatgggATTTCTATATTCCAATATTAATGAGTGCATACAGAAGTACTGTTCATCCCTCTACTGGTTTTAGTCTAAATACATTAATGTTAGGACGAGAAGTGAATCTACCCCATGAGTTACTATATCCATTACCCCGTCATAATGTCCAGAAACCTGTAAATGAAGATGTTGATGATTTGAGAGTTCATATGGAAGATACATACCATGTAGCACGAGAAAATCTTAAACAGTCAGGGGAACACCAAAAACGAGACTATGATACGAGCATAATTGATAAACCATTTTTAATTGGATCTCTTGTATTTCGAAAGAAACCATTTTTTAAAAAGCTTGAAAGTCTATGGAGTGGTCCATTTGTAGTTATTAAACAACTTAGTCCTGTAGTTTATCAAATTAGAGATTCCAGAAAAAGTTTTAATATCCATTTTGATAACCATAGAGCATATGAATCTTCTGTTCTTCCATCCTGGGttaaaaagtaa